From one Mycolicibacterium sp. HK-90 genomic stretch:
- a CDS encoding AMP-binding protein, whose translation MNVSEHPDARRIPLSRSQQNIYNGVLQDADPDLYLIGRSYRFDPIPATEFLAAVRKTILANPIQLCVLAMPTDTGGYPELVARLGVEDIVSVDRDGAPALAWRSGILETPLVRYHVRTDDTGLVRGLDVHAHHILLDGGAIGIMEAGLGRALGDGAAADFSGIGAGLADVTRAHRREANRIDESLDRLTAVVQRELSDDAELGRHADGPHALAAARGIRVGSVAIVGEDFDDILGLADREGVALNVLVAAAAIAVDARARQATENLLVHAVDNRFGEPELAAATCLVNSIAQPVRFPAYASVADVVRTVDRGYVKAGRRRWLREERYRRMYLATHRTTAVEALTLNFVREPCAPELRPFLADVPLTTEIGPVEGMTVAAILDERRRTLTLDIWNRDDVPQEDTAEVADRVASALTAIPAMWESPIAMIVDDWFGIAEDGCRLSVLRAPAEDAAARAWFLHRDDCISELRRHRRHVDPWISRLLQIGAVPGDVLLFTDDNTDRTIDLMIACHLAGCGYSVCDIDDELQPRAERIIDHGAGISARIVDTAAAVLSDGLDEESRRLVDVRIGQVAGDPLLAARTAYVMPTSGSTGEPKLVQVGHAALAAFCAAQVRAYGWNSGDTILQCAPLTSDISVEEVFGAALSGATLVRSTAVKTGDLQALTLDVVMTGSSVVDLPTAVWQLWGEDREATAAVRGSRLRQIVIGGEPVRPGAVDRWLDTAGAQHVSLVSSYGPTETTVVVTYLPLIDGGTATEPGARVRLGRPLVPDTVAIAFGEVVVVGEMVADGYLGVDNSSFGSVTLGGVRRRAFATADRITVDDAGYPVFAGRKDAIVKIAGQRVDTAEITRRIAADPDVVDVAVRRQNGSLGVWFSTRDGGPDYAASARVKRLLAEARVPSFVVSTVPDIPRTPNGKLDTARLRAMDGPEPAGHVNTGSGEQATGLARMWSRLLGRSITPDASLWHEGVGSLDLVRILPETRSFLGREVSILDVISADTALNLVRDIAVADRWMDAGTAAEIDRDFAAAITRRTDNTSNAGRSTARHGPILVIGASGILGTGFASAIGGLRGVGRPDVVLAMRSVPSAGVWAALRGAPGVSIEQLTPGFGAGELATLIRGTGAGTLVNCIGNTNVVVPYRELRSANVELVAAMVQACVDTGTSLVHLSTYVVNANVRAPQVLDPRQAPYPYAASKALAELEVAGSPAELDFTIVRLPRVLGEPGQMAGSTDILMSVVDACRALQAYPSVELSENVTTGRAAATSVLRRLPEFGGPDRLGRRLDVLCGQTVSYPELLGAVAREPVDAPEWKRRLDESDWARANPRRWSVIDAWISLGVKLGGRSYPQYLAEYPALPLDIESVGELVAATPPIQSLIAKIGTAGTDCGSGPTNRQKAARQ comes from the coding sequence CGCGCGGCGTATTCCGCTCAGCCGCTCACAGCAGAACATCTACAACGGAGTGCTCCAGGACGCTGATCCGGACCTGTACCTGATCGGCAGAAGCTACCGATTCGACCCGATACCTGCGACGGAATTCCTGGCCGCGGTGCGGAAGACGATCCTCGCCAACCCGATCCAGTTGTGTGTTCTGGCGATGCCGACCGACACCGGCGGGTATCCGGAGCTCGTGGCGCGGCTTGGTGTGGAGGACATCGTGTCCGTGGACCGCGATGGTGCGCCGGCTCTGGCGTGGCGGTCTGGCATTCTCGAAACTCCGTTGGTGCGTTACCACGTGCGCACAGACGACACCGGACTGGTGCGGGGCCTCGATGTGCACGCGCACCACATCCTGCTCGACGGCGGGGCGATCGGCATCATGGAGGCCGGCCTCGGTCGTGCGCTCGGCGACGGAGCCGCAGCCGATTTCTCCGGTATCGGTGCGGGTTTGGCGGACGTGACCAGGGCGCACCGTCGAGAAGCGAACCGGATCGACGAATCGCTCGACCGGCTCACCGCGGTCGTGCAGCGGGAACTCAGCGACGATGCGGAGCTGGGCCGGCATGCAGACGGTCCCCACGCGCTGGCCGCGGCCAGGGGCATTCGCGTCGGCTCCGTGGCGATCGTCGGCGAGGATTTCGACGACATTCTCGGGTTGGCCGACCGAGAGGGCGTCGCCCTCAACGTGCTCGTCGCGGCGGCGGCCATCGCCGTGGACGCGCGGGCCAGACAGGCTACCGAGAACCTTCTGGTACACGCCGTGGACAACCGGTTCGGCGAACCCGAGCTCGCCGCCGCGACCTGCCTGGTCAACTCGATAGCGCAACCCGTCCGGTTCCCTGCCTACGCGTCGGTGGCCGACGTCGTGCGCACGGTCGATCGAGGCTACGTCAAAGCGGGCCGGCGCCGATGGTTGCGCGAAGAGCGCTATCGCCGAATGTATCTCGCGACACACCGGACCACCGCCGTCGAGGCGTTGACGCTGAACTTCGTGCGTGAGCCGTGCGCGCCCGAACTGCGCCCCTTCCTGGCCGACGTACCGCTGACCACCGAGATCGGGCCGGTCGAGGGGATGACCGTGGCGGCGATCCTCGATGAGCGGCGTCGCACCCTCACCCTCGACATCTGGAACAGGGACGATGTGCCGCAGGAAGATACGGCCGAGGTGGCCGACCGCGTCGCGAGCGCCCTGACGGCCATACCGGCGATGTGGGAATCCCCGATCGCGATGATCGTCGACGATTGGTTCGGGATCGCCGAAGACGGGTGCCGCCTGTCGGTCCTGCGGGCCCCGGCCGAGGATGCCGCGGCGCGCGCGTGGTTCCTACACCGTGACGATTGCATCAGTGAATTGCGCCGACACCGGCGCCACGTCGATCCCTGGATCTCTCGGCTGCTCCAGATCGGCGCTGTTCCGGGCGACGTGCTGCTTTTCACCGACGACAACACCGACAGAACAATCGATCTCATGATCGCCTGCCACCTGGCCGGCTGCGGCTACAGCGTCTGTGACATCGACGATGAACTCCAACCCCGGGCCGAGCGAATCATCGACCACGGTGCTGGCATCTCAGCGCGCATCGTCGACACCGCGGCGGCAGTACTCTCGGACGGCCTCGACGAGGAGTCCCGGCGCCTGGTGGACGTCCGGATCGGCCAGGTGGCCGGCGATCCTCTTCTCGCCGCCAGAACCGCCTACGTGATGCCGACGTCAGGGTCCACCGGTGAACCGAAACTCGTACAGGTCGGCCACGCTGCGCTGGCGGCGTTCTGCGCAGCCCAGGTCCGCGCCTACGGCTGGAACTCGGGCGACACCATCCTCCAATGCGCGCCCCTCACATCGGATATCAGCGTGGAGGAGGTCTTCGGGGCAGCGCTCAGCGGAGCGACACTGGTCCGTTCGACGGCCGTGAAAACCGGTGATCTGCAAGCACTCACCCTCGATGTGGTGATGACGGGATCCTCGGTCGTCGATCTGCCGACGGCCGTATGGCAGCTGTGGGGCGAGGACCGTGAGGCGACCGCTGCGGTCCGCGGTTCCCGGCTACGGCAGATCGTGATCGGCGGCGAACCCGTTCGTCCCGGCGCGGTCGACCGATGGCTCGACACCGCTGGGGCCCAGCATGTCTCACTGGTGTCGAGCTACGGTCCGACCGAAACGACTGTGGTGGTGACCTACCTGCCGCTCATCGACGGCGGCACGGCGACCGAACCGGGCGCGCGGGTGCGATTGGGGCGACCGCTCGTGCCGGACACCGTGGCGATCGCCTTCGGGGAGGTCGTGGTGGTGGGGGAGATGGTGGCCGACGGCTATCTCGGCGTGGACAATTCGAGTTTCGGATCGGTCACACTCGGCGGCGTGCGGCGGCGGGCTTTTGCGACGGCCGATCGGATCACGGTCGACGACGCCGGATACCCGGTGTTCGCCGGGCGCAAGGACGCCATCGTCAAGATCGCGGGCCAGCGGGTCGACACCGCCGAGATCACCCGGCGCATCGCTGCCGACCCGGATGTGGTCGATGTCGCCGTGCGACGTCAGAACGGCAGTTTGGGAGTGTGGTTCAGCACCCGTGACGGAGGGCCGGACTATGCCGCGTCCGCGCGGGTCAAGCGCCTGCTGGCGGAGGCACGCGTTCCGTCGTTCGTCGTTTCGACGGTCCCAGACATTCCCCGGACGCCGAACGGGAAGCTCGACACCGCGAGGCTGCGGGCGATGGACGGTCCCGAACCTGCCGGGCACGTCAACACCGGATCCGGCGAACAGGCAACGGGTCTCGCCCGAATGTGGAGCCGGCTCCTGGGCCGTTCGATCACACCCGATGCGTCGCTGTGGCACGAGGGTGTCGGTTCGTTGGATCTGGTCCGGATCCTGCCCGAGACCCGGAGTTTTCTCGGTCGCGAGGTTTCGATTCTCGATGTGATCAGTGCCGATACCGCGCTGAACCTGGTGCGTGACATCGCGGTGGCCGACCGGTGGATGGACGCGGGCACCGCCGCGGAGATCGACCGTGACTTCGCCGCCGCGATCACCCGTCGCACCGACAACACCTCGAACGCCGGCCGATCGACGGCCCGCCATGGCCCGATCCTGGTGATCGGCGCTTCCGGAATCCTGGGAACCGGATTCGCCTCGGCGATAGGGGGACTCCGGGGCGTCGGCCGACCCGACGTGGTGCTCGCCATGCGCTCGGTTCCGTCGGCTGGCGTCTGGGCGGCGCTGCGCGGTGCGCCGGGTGTGAGTATCGAACAGCTGACGCCCGGCTTCGGAGCGGGGGAGTTGGCGACGCTGATCCGCGGCACCGGCGCCGGGACGCTCGTCAACTGCATCGGTAACACCAATGTGGTGGTCCCCTACCGCGAACTCCGTTCGGCCAATGTGGAATTGGTTGCGGCAATGGTGCAGGCATGCGTGGATACCGGTACCAGCCTGGTCCACTTGTCGACGTATGTGGTCAACGCGAATGTCCGCGCGCCACAGGTGCTCGACCCGCGCCAGGCACCGTACCCGTACGCCGCGTCGAAGGCACTCGCGGAACTGGAGGTGGCCGGGTCGCCCGCGGAACTCGACTTCACGATCGTGCGTCTGCCCCGAGTGCTGGGCGAGCCCGGCCAGATGGCCGGGTCGACCGACATCCTGATGTCGGTCGTCGACGCTTGCCGTGCCCTGCAGGCCTACCCCTCGGTCGAGTTGAGCGAGAACGTGACCACCGGCCGCGCCGCCGCGACCAGCGTTCTTCGAAGATTGCCCGAGTTCGGTGGTCCGGACCGTCTGGGACGCCGGCTCGATGTGCTGTGCGGGCAGACGGTGTCGTATCCGGAGTTGCTCGGTGCGGTGGCCCGTGAGCCGGTCGACGCACCCGAATGGAAACGGCGGCTCGACGAAAGCGACTGGGCGAGGGCCAATCCCCGTCGTTGGTCGGTGATCGACGCCTGGATCAGCCTGGGCGTGAAGCTCGGTGGGCGGTCCTACCCGCAGTACCTGGCCGAGTATCCGGCCTTGCCGCTCGATATCGAGTCCGTCGGTGAGCTCGTGGCGGCAACACCGCCGATCCAGTCCCTGATCGCGAAGATCGGCACCGCAGGAACTGATTGCGGATCCGGACCGACCAATCGACAGAAGGCCGCAAGACAGTGA